The Actinomyces sp. oral taxon 414 genome has a segment encoding these proteins:
- a CDS encoding sodium-translocating pyrophosphatase, translating into MLPTLASCAAALSPLTADVTGDVGGGEANLELPDLSGVVVGLGLGGRALLLIGLAVCLAGLGFGVFTFVRLRRAAVHDSMLRVAELIYSTCKAYLLRQGRFLLVLWLFITAVIVVYYKALVGFGWSRVGVVVLFSLLGMGGSYAVAWFGIRVNTFANARAAFASLRGKPYDVHEIPLRSGMSIGMVLISLELLMMLTILLFLPPDVAGACFIGFAIGESLGASALRIAGGIFTKIADIGADLMKIVFKIDEDDPRNPGVIADCTGDNAGDSVGPSADGFETYGVTGVALVTFVLLAVPDPALQARLLVWIFTVRAAMILAAWAAYAINKAWVRLRYADAERMNFETPLTTLVWLTSALCIVLTYAATWLVLSGLGAGLWLRLATIITCGTLAGALIPELVKVFTSTASQHVRETVRSSRQGGASLNILSGVVAGDFSAFWLGITVVGLMGAAFVLSGSGLEAFMAAPAVFAFGLVAFGFLGMGPVTIAVDSYGPVTDNAQSVYELSRIEDVDDIDAQIRRDFGFAPRWERAKYLLEDNDGAGNTFKATAKPVLIGTAVVGATTMIFSIIIGLTDHLSRGIENLSLMHAPFLLGLIAGGAVVFWFSGASIQAVTTGANRAVAFIKKSIHLDAGAQRASVEDSRRVVEICTQYAQQGMLTIFLAVFFITLSLAFTEPFLFIGYLVSIAVFGLYQAIYMANAGGAWDNAKKVVEVDLHMKGTALHDASIVGDTVGDPFKDTSSVALNPIIKFTTLFGLLAVELAVSLSAQGMGTLVHVLAAAFFVVALVFVHRSFYSMRIPAGTGDDVDETAAGEREIAEVHS; encoded by the coding sequence ATGCTCCCGACGCTTGCCTCCTGCGCCGCCGCGCTCAGCCCGCTCACGGCCGATGTCACCGGCGACGTCGGCGGAGGGGAGGCGAACCTCGAGCTGCCCGACCTGAGCGGCGTCGTCGTCGGCCTGGGGTTGGGCGGGCGGGCGCTGCTGCTGATCGGCCTGGCCGTGTGCCTGGCCGGGCTCGGCTTCGGCGTGTTCACCTTCGTGCGCCTGCGCCGGGCGGCCGTGCACGACTCCATGTTGCGCGTCGCCGAGCTCATCTACTCCACCTGCAAGGCCTACCTGCTGCGCCAGGGGCGCTTCCTGCTGGTGCTGTGGCTGTTCATCACCGCGGTCATCGTCGTCTACTACAAGGCGCTGGTCGGCTTCGGCTGGTCCCGGGTCGGCGTCGTCGTGCTCTTCTCCCTGCTGGGCATGGGCGGCTCCTACGCCGTCGCCTGGTTCGGCATCCGGGTCAACACCTTCGCCAACGCCCGCGCCGCCTTCGCCTCCCTGCGCGGCAAGCCCTACGACGTGCACGAGATTCCGCTGCGCTCGGGCATGAGCATCGGCATGGTGCTCATCAGCCTCGAGCTGCTCATGATGCTGACCATCCTCCTGTTCCTGCCCCCCGACGTGGCCGGGGCCTGTTTCATCGGCTTCGCCATCGGGGAGTCCCTGGGGGCCTCGGCCCTGCGCATCGCCGGCGGCATCTTCACCAAGATCGCCGACATCGGCGCGGACCTGATGAAGATCGTCTTCAAGATCGACGAGGACGACCCGCGCAACCCCGGCGTCATCGCCGACTGCACCGGCGACAACGCCGGCGACTCGGTGGGCCCCAGCGCCGACGGCTTCGAGACCTACGGCGTCACCGGCGTCGCCCTGGTCACCTTCGTCCTGCTGGCCGTGCCCGACCCGGCCCTCCAGGCCAGGCTGCTGGTGTGGATCTTCACGGTGCGCGCCGCCATGATCCTGGCCGCCTGGGCGGCCTACGCCATCAATAAGGCCTGGGTCCGCCTGCGGTACGCCGACGCCGAGAGGATGAACTTCGAAACGCCCCTGACCACGCTCGTGTGGCTGACCAGCGCCCTGTGCATCGTCCTGACCTACGCGGCCACCTGGCTGGTCCTGAGCGGTCTGGGCGCCGGCCTGTGGTTGCGTCTGGCCACCATTATCACCTGCGGGACGCTGGCCGGCGCCCTCATCCCCGAACTGGTCAAGGTCTTCACCTCCACCGCCTCCCAGCACGTGCGCGAGACGGTCCGCTCCTCGCGCCAGGGCGGGGCCAGCCTCAATATCCTCTCCGGCGTCGTGGCGGGCGATTTCTCCGCCTTCTGGCTGGGCATCACGGTCGTGGGCCTCATGGGCGCCGCCTTCGTCCTGTCCGGCTCCGGCCTGGAGGCGTTCATGGCGGCCCCGGCCGTCTTCGCCTTCGGCCTGGTCGCCTTCGGCTTCCTGGGCATGGGGCCGGTGACCATCGCCGTCGACTCCTACGGCCCGGTCACCGACAACGCCCAGAGCGTCTACGAGCTCTCCCGCATCGAGGACGTCGACGACATCGACGCCCAGATCCGCCGCGACTTCGGCTTCGCCCCCCGGTGGGAGCGGGCCAAGTACCTCCTGGAGGACAACGACGGCGCCGGCAACACCTTCAAGGCCACCGCCAAGCCCGTCCTCATCGGCACCGCGGTCGTGGGCGCCACCACCATGATCTTCTCCATCATTATCGGCCTGACCGACCACCTGAGCCGCGGCATCGAGAACCTGTCCCTCATGCACGCCCCCTTCCTCCTGGGCCTGATCGCCGGGGGCGCCGTCGTCTTCTGGTTCTCCGGGGCCTCCATCCAGGCGGTCACCACGGGCGCCAACCGGGCGGTGGCCTTCATTAAGAAGTCCATCCACCTGGACGCCGGGGCGCAGCGGGCCTCGGTGGAGGACTCCCGCAGGGTGGTGGAGATCTGCACCCAGTACGCCCAGCAGGGGATGCTCACCATCTTCCTGGCGGTCTTCTTCATCACCCTGTCCCTGGCCTTCACCGAGCCCTTCCTGTTCATCGGCTACCTGGTGTCGATCGCGGTCTTCGGCCTGTACCAGGCGATCTACATGGCCAACGCCGGGGGCGCGTGGGACAACGCGAAGAAGGTCGTCGAGGTGGACCTGCACATGAAGGGCACGGCCCTGCACGACGCCTCGATCGTCGGCGACACCGTCGGAGACCCCTTCAAGGACACCTCGTCGGTGGCGCTCAACCCCATTATCAAGTTCACGACCCTCTTCGGCCTGCTCGCCGTCGAGCTCGCCGTCAGCCTGTCCGCCCAGGGGATGGGGACGCTGGTGCACGTCCTGGCGGCGGCCTTCTTCGTCGTCGCCCTGGTCTTCGTCCACCGGTCCTTCTACTCCATGCGGATCCCGGCCGGCACGGGCGACGACGTCGACGAGACCGCAGCGGGGGAGAGGGAGATCGCGGAGGTGCACTCATGA
- a CDS encoding aminotransferase class I/II-fold pyridoxal phosphate-dependent enzyme, translated as MKIAQRAVRAQPFHAMSIGARARELESRGIRIAKLSLGEPSFGAPPGVHEAMRATMDGRALPYTPAAGLPALRRAVAGLYRTRHGVDVDPRRVLITAGASAGLLLATALTTEAGDDVVMADPCYPCNRELVDTFGGRVVLAPTTPAARYQLDLATALAAWTERTSAVQVATPSNPTGTTIPFSELAAICEAARERGAWRIVDEIYLSLADPAPDGSPARTALEADPEAIIVSSFSKYFGMTGWRLGWLVLPEELLTPADNLAVNFFLCASTPTQMAALSCFTPEALTACEDRRLELLARRELVLDGLERIGLPVPVKPDGAFYAYFDVRGTGLDAWTFCERALEEAHVALTPGRDFGPATGSTHVRLSYAAGREELAEGLERLGGFVAGLGG; from the coding sequence ATGAAGATCGCGCAGCGAGCCGTACGAGCACAGCCCTTCCACGCCATGAGCATCGGCGCCCGGGCACGGGAGCTGGAGTCCCGGGGGATCCGCATCGCCAAGCTCAGCCTGGGCGAGCCCTCCTTCGGCGCCCCGCCGGGGGTCCACGAGGCCATGCGCGCCACCATGGACGGGCGCGCTCTGCCCTACACCCCGGCCGCAGGCCTGCCCGCGCTGCGCCGGGCCGTGGCCGGCCTGTACCGCACCCGCCACGGCGTCGACGTCGACCCGCGGCGGGTGCTCATCACGGCGGGGGCCTCGGCGGGGCTGCTGCTGGCCACGGCGCTGACGACGGAGGCGGGCGACGACGTCGTCATGGCCGACCCCTGCTACCCCTGCAACCGCGAGCTCGTCGACACCTTCGGGGGCCGCGTCGTCCTGGCCCCCACGACGCCGGCCGCCCGCTACCAGCTCGACCTCGCCACGGCGCTGGCGGCCTGGACGGAACGCACGAGCGCGGTGCAGGTGGCCACGCCGTCGAACCCGACCGGCACGACCATCCCCTTCTCCGAGCTGGCCGCCATCTGCGAGGCGGCGCGCGAGCGCGGGGCCTGGCGGATCGTTGACGAGATCTACCTGTCCCTGGCCGACCCGGCGCCGGACGGCTCGCCGGCCCGCACCGCCCTGGAGGCTGACCCCGAGGCGATCATCGTGTCCTCCTTCTCCAAGTACTTCGGGATGACCGGGTGGCGCCTGGGCTGGCTCGTCCTGCCCGAGGAGCTGCTCACCCCGGCCGACAACCTGGCCGTCAACTTCTTCCTGTGCGCCTCGACCCCCACGCAGATGGCGGCCCTGTCCTGCTTCACCCCCGAGGCGCTGACGGCCTGCGAGGACCGGCGCCTGGAGCTGCTCGCGCGCCGCGAACTCGTCCTGGACGGCCTGGAGCGGATCGGCCTGCCGGTGCCGGTGAAGCCCGACGGCGCCTTCTACGCCTACTTCGACGTGCGCGGGACGGGCCTGGACGCGTGGACCTTCTGCGAGCGGGCCCTGGAGGAGGCGCACGTGGCGCTGACGCCGGGGCGGGACTTCGGCCCGGCCACGGGGAGCACGCACGTGCGCCTGTCCTACGCGGCCGGGCGCGAGGAGCTGGCCGAGGGTCTGGAGCGGCTCGGGGGCTTCGTGGCGGGCCTGGGCGGCTGA
- a CDS encoding YdcF family protein codes for MEPASATGPPFAALRGPSVLGGQVHLTNQRLTAPRGQAVLVLGHADAGPRAGRINRRRIVRGLAALETDGALIVSGGAVAGRRSEARLLADAARDAGYRGPIALEEASRSTWENMANSQTLLEPYARIVIVSEPVHAAKARALLAAQRPDLASRLVADPGPVPRLASPRRVGLGLIDLLLSLRVAGWARDSAQGLAGLRRLAALYR; via the coding sequence GTGGAACCGGCTTCCGCAACGGGCCCGCCGTTTGCGGCTCTCCGCGGCCCGTCGGTGCTGGGCGGCCAAGTCCACCTCACCAACCAGAGGCTCACGGCTCCTCGGGGCCAGGCGGTGCTCGTCCTCGGGCACGCCGACGCCGGACCCCGCGCCGGTCGGATCAACCGCCGCCGGATCGTCCGGGGTCTGGCGGCTCTGGAGACGGACGGCGCCCTGATCGTCTCCGGGGGAGCGGTCGCCGGACGCCGCAGCGAAGCCCGGCTCCTGGCCGACGCCGCCCGCGACGCCGGGTATCGCGGCCCGATCGCACTGGAGGAGGCCTCCCGCTCCACCTGGGAGAACATGGCGAACTCGCAGACGCTCCTGGAGCCCTACGCGCGGATCGTCATTGTCTCCGAGCCCGTGCACGCCGCCAAGGCCCGCGCCCTGCTCGCCGCCCAGCGCCCCGACCTCGCATCGCGCCTGGTCGCCGACCCCGGCCCGGTGCCTCGTCTGGCCAGCCCCCGGCGGGTGGGCCTGGGACTAATCGACCTGCTGCTCTCGCTCCGGGTCGCCGGCTGGGCGCGCGACTCCGCGCAGGGGCTCGCCGGTCTGCGCCGCCTGGCCGCCCTCTACCGCTGA